In Scatophagus argus isolate fScaArg1 chromosome 3, fScaArg1.pri, whole genome shotgun sequence, one genomic interval encodes:
- the si:ch211-236h17.3 gene encoding carbohydrate sulfotransferase 11, with the protein MRKPKVIRMIFALCLGCFIMVILYFNNSLKQASEPVGDRSSGQKSRRSPLQTLYDGDQVESPVQAIHQSRREVLEEACRSYTRKRRVLIPEDLKHVIVDDQHGLLYCYVPKVACTNWKRVLMVLTGVAGSLRDPLAIPANEAHVPGNLRTLSEYSTSQINQRLRSYLKFVFVREPFERLVSAYRNKFTRSYNTAFHKRYGTKIVQRHRLDPQPEALERGNDVSFEEFVYYLVDPATQREEPFNEHWERVHSLCHPCLIHYDVVGKYETLEQDSRYVLQLAGVEDQVSFPTSSKSTRTTGDMAAQFFQNISPFYQKKLYNLYRMDFLLFNYSMPAYLKFR; encoded by the exons ATGAGGAAGCCCAAAGTCATTCGGATGATTTTTGCCTTGTGTCTGGGGTGTTTCATCATGGTCATCCTTTACTTCAACAACAGTCTGAAGCAAG CCTCGGAGCCAGTCGGTGACAGAAGCAGCGGGCAGAAGTCGAGGAGAAGTCCTCTACAGACGCTTTACGATGGCGATCAG GTTGAGTCACCAGTACAGGCAATCCACCAGAGCAGACGGGAGGTATTAGAAGAAGCCTGTCGCTCCTACACCCGCAAACGCAGAGTCCTCATCCCTGAGGACCTGAAGCACGTTATCGTGGACGACCAGCACGGCTTGCTGTACTGCTATGTGCCCAAAGTGGCATGCACCAACTGGAAGCGTGTGCTCATGGTTCTCACAGGTGTCGCTGGGTCCCTCCGAGACCCACTGGCTATCCCTGCCAACGAGGCCCATGTCCCCGGAAACCTCCGCACTCTGTCAGAATACTCCACCTCGCAGATTAACCAGCGTCTGCGCTCCTACCTGAAGTTTGTCTTCGTACGCGAGCCCTTCGAGCGGCTGGTGTCTGCGTACCGCAACAAATTTACACGGAGCTACAACACAGCTTTTCACAAACGATACGGCACAAAGATAGTGCAAAGGCACAGACTGGACCCACAGCCGGAAGCACTGGAGAGAGGAAACGACGTCTCCTTTGAAGAGTTTGTGTATTACCTCGTGGACCCGGCCACCCAGCGAGAAGAGCCCTTCAACGAGCACTGGGAGCGGGTCCACTCGCTGTGCCACCCCTGCCTTATTCACTACGATGTGGTGGGTAAATACGAGACGCTGGAGCAGGACTCCCGCTACGTGCTACAGCTGGCCGGGGTGGAGGACCAAGTGAGCTTCCCCACCTCGTCCAAAAGCACCAGGACTACAGGAGACATGGCGGCCCAGTTCTTCCAAAACATCAGTCCCTTCTACCAAAAGAAGCTGTACAACCTCTATCGAATGGACTTCCTGCTCTTCAACTACTCAATGCCAGCCTACCTCAAGTTTAGATGA